In Gymnogyps californianus isolate 813 chromosome 1, ASM1813914v2, whole genome shotgun sequence, the following are encoded in one genomic region:
- the SLC35B4 gene encoding UDP-xylose and UDP-N-acetylglucosamine transporter: MHPAVAVGLVFGGCCSNVVFLELLARQFPGCGNIVTFSQFLFIAVEGFIFEANFGRKRPAIPIRYYFIMVAMFFTVSVVNNYALNLNIAMPLHMIFRSGSLIASMALGIIILKKRYSVSKYTSIALVSVGIFTCTFMSAKQVASDSSLNEEDGLQVFLWWLLGIAALTFALLMSARMGIFQETLYKQFGKHSKEALFYNHALPLPGFLLLAPNIYHHAVLFSQSEPFRVPGIGLTLPIMWFYLLLNVVTQYVCIRGVFILTTECTSLTVTLVVTLRKFVSLIFSILYFRNPFTAWHWLGTAFVFVGTLMYTEVWNSLGPFLARWRKRPKEE; the protein is encoded by the exons ATGCACCCGGCCGTGGCGGTGGGGCTGGTGTTCGGCGGCTGCTGCAGCAACGTGGTgttcctggagctgctggccaG GCAGTTTCCAGGATGTGGGAACATAGTGACATTCTCCCAGTTCCTATTTATTGCGGTGGAAGGCTTTATCTTTGAAGCCAACTTTGGAAGGAAGAGGCCGGCCATACCAATAAG GTACTATTTCATCATGGTGGCCATGTTCTTCACTGTCAGTGTGGTAAATAACTATGCCCTGAACTTAAATATCGCCATGCCGCTGCACATGATCTTCAGATCA gGCTCTCTCATAGCAAGCATGGCTCTAGGTATcatcattttgaagaaaag ATACAGCGTATCTAAATACACGTCCATAGCCCTGGTGTCTGTGGGGATCTTTACCTGCACTTTCATGTCTGCAAAGCAAGTG GCATCTGATTCCAGCTTAAATGAAGAGGACGGACTCCAGGTTTTCTTGTGGTGGCTGCTAG GTATTGCTGCACTCACCTTCGCCCTCCTCATGTCTGCCAGGATGGGGATTTTCCAGGAGACGCTGTACAAGCAGTTTGGGAAGCACTCCAAAGAGGCCCTTTTTTACAAT CACGCGTTACCACTCCCTGGctttctcctccttgccccAAACATCTACCACCACGCAGTCCTCTTCAGCCAGTCCG AGCCGTTCCGGGTCCCAGGGATCGGGCTGACCCTGCCAATCATGTGGTTCTACCTCCTCCTGAACGTCGTCACTCA ATACGTCTGCATCCGAGGCGTCTTCATCCTCACCACGGAGTGCACCTCCCTCACCGTCACGCTGGTGGTGACGCTGCGCAAGTTCGTCAGCCTCATCTTCTCCATCCTTTACTTTCGCAACCCCTTCACGGCCTGGCACTGGCTGGGCACCGCCTTCGTCTTCGTGGGGACTCTCATGTACACGGAGGTGTGGAACAGCCTCGGGCCCTTCCTGGCCCGCTGGAGGAAGAGGCCGAAGGAGGAGTAA